The window CGGACGCACATTCCTGTAAACTGACTCGGTCCAAGTTGGGTTCTTCCGTTTcagctttttttgttttgtgtggttGAGCCTTCTTTTCAGTCGAGGAgagcggagagaaagagaggggtgttCTGTTGCATCTGCGCCTGTCTCGGGGTGTCGGGACTGCTGTCTCCACGTGAGGGCTTGCCTGGGGATCCCCTGCCCTCCCGGCTTACACCAGAgccagtcctctccctccctccggtcCAGGTGTCTGGAAGCTGCGGCCAAGATGACTAAGGGGACCCAGCCCCAGCACGGCCCCCCCCTCCTGGGCTGAGCTCACGCCGCGCCGCCTCCCTGCCCCTGGGACCTCCGGCCAGGTAcgaaccccctcctcccccctatcATGATGAACTGGACCCTGGAGCTCAACCTGAGCCAGAGCCCTCCCTTCTGTCTCCTGGAGGTGGGCTACACGCAGATCTTCAACATCTGCCTCCTGGAGGTGgccatcatcctcttcctcaccatcctcatcatctcCGGGAACCTGGTGGTGATCTTCGTCTTCCACTGTGCCCCGCTGCTGAGCAACCACACCACCAGCGCCTTCATCCAGACCATGGCCTACGCCGACCTCCTGGTGGGGGTCAGCtgcctcatcccctccctgtccctcctccgcCACCTGGAGGGGCTGGACCAGGAGCTCACCTGCAAGGTGTTCGGCTACATGGTCTCGGTGCTGAAGAGCGTCTCCATGGCGTCGCTGGCGTGCGTCAGCGTGGACCGCTACGTGGCGATCACGCGCCCGCTCTCCTACGCCACCCTGGTGACGCCGTGGCGCCTGCGGGCGTGCATCGCCCTCATCTGGCTGTACTCGGCCCTCgtcttcctgccctccttctTCGGCTGGGGCAAGCCGGGCTACCACGGCGACGTGGTGGAGTGGTGCGCCGTGTCGTGGTCGACGCGGCCCGCCTTCACCTCCTTCCTCGTGGCGCTGCTCTACGCGCCCGCCGCCCTCACCGTCTGCTTCACCTACGCCAACATCTTCCGGATCTGCCGGCAGCACACGCGCGACATCAGCGAGCGCCGCGCCCGCTACGGCCCCGCGGCggacgccgccgccgccgcctgcGAGGCGGGAGAGGGGCCGTGCCGACGGGAGCCCCCGGCCGGCTCGGACAAGCGCTACGCCATGGTGCTGTTCCGCATCACCAGCGTGTTCTACATCCTGTGGCTGCCCTACATCCTCTACTTCCTGTTGGAGAGCGCCGGCGTTTACCGCCACCAGGCCGCCTCCTTCCTCACCACGTGGCTCGCCATCAGCAACAGCTTCTGCAACTGCCTCATCTACAGCCTCTCCAACTCCGCCTTCCGGAAGGGTCTGAAGCGCCTGTGCTCCTTCTGTGTGCAGCGCGTGGATGCCAAGAAGCCCATTGACCAGGGGCTGGGGTACGGCCATGGGCAGGGCGGGGCGCCGGTCAGCTCCCAGACCACCTGTCACGTTTAGCCTGGAACGCCTTTTCAGTGGGACTTGAACGCTAGCCTTTGCGAAAGGCGCGTTACTGAAGAGTTTCCCTCGCTGAGGGGAGAGCATGGTGGATGGATGAAAGGAAGGATGGCCGGAAGGAAAGCTGCTGTTGTTTGGCAGAGTTGAGTAACGCAGCCTACTGTGACCAGGGAGGAAGGAAAAAAGGAGAAGTGGAGAGATGGAGTAATAAACCCTCGTGGGTttctgagggagtgagagagtgttaACCCTCCTAGAGGGATCCGTTCTTCTTTTCCCCGGCCTGCCTGGTCCTGCCTGGGTCCAAAACCAGGAGCAGGACCGGAACCCGGCAGGCAAAGGATTCTCCGACGTATAGCTAACAACTTGCAGACATGGAATGCATCGGCTGCGTCGAACCGTAGCATTGCCATGACGATTGAGAGTATTATGGAATATGATGGCCACCCACTCCACAGTAACTTGCCAAAAACAAACTGTACCAAACGTTGTTCCTTTCGGGGAGGAATACATCTGGAACTGTGTCTCGTCCTGGACGAAACTGTGTCTTCGGTGCCACATGTACTGTTGCAGTCTGTGCTGAATGCAGGACCACCTGTGTTATTTAAGAACAAGACTGAGGGCAGCCTCATGGGACTCGTAGTTTAACCACTTACAGTGgaaccaaggtgtgtgtgtgagaatacaGTAGAAGGTATGGCATGtcgcagggcgggggggggggggggcagaggagagctgaggggggagagaaagaagagggagggaaacggTTAAGGAGCCTCATCACTGAAGCAGCACCGTTCTGACTGGTCGACTGTCTGTCGCTCCTGCTTTCTTCCTTACCTGGTTCCCGTTCCGGTCtagcagggggtggagaggggaggcacGTTCCAAACGTTCTGCTTTGGTCTTCAGCGCGACCGCCGGCCGCGCGAACGACCTCCGACCTTCAGATCAAATTTGCCTCTCTGTAAGAGATGTTCTTCTCCTCATTTGAAAATGCCACATTTACATGTTCTTCTCCAGTTATCTACTTACGTTAGTCTCCGCTGTGATTGCGTAACTTTGCCTCCGCTCAGTCTGTTGCATgtggacacgcgcacacacacacacacagagaacagacaaacaaccTATTCTCCGACTCCATGCCAGTCTGCCGAGGACAGCCTCTGACCTTTCACagacgtacgtgtgtgtgtgtgtgtgtgtgtgcgtgtgcgtgtgtgtgtgtgtgtgtgtgtgtgtgtgtgcgtgtgatgctCCATGTGACCTCGCCTGATCTGCCGATAGCAGGTCTCCGTTCCCTGATGATTCAGAAGTACATCATTTAGGGAGGGAGTTCTACCctgctgtgtgtgacctgttccgtgtcctggttgtgtgtgttggggaacaTCGGCCTAGAGAATAGCTAACAGTTCCCCCATCTTCCTTGTTACAAcacagggttggggggggggggggggggggggcagagggagcagctgggtggagaggggaagggagggaggtggtgatggagagggagaaactgAGAGCAGATGAGTGCATGGAGACAAATTGGAGAGAGGTGGTTTAAcagaccccctcacacacacatacacacacacagacacacacacacacacacacacagacatatgcaTACGCACACTCAGTGATACCCTTGATGTGATCCCAGTAGAAGATGCATCATAATTTGGATGCATGTCACTTAGTCTGGACTGGAGATAAACATGATCCAGGTTTCCATCCGTACCGTGTCTGAATAACAAATGTGAATGGTTTCAACTTATTGTCAAAATGCTTGATgaattttttatgtttttgggcTTCTACGTTTCAGCCTATGAATAAAGTTTCAGAGTTCCTGGTGGAAATGCCTGAGTGTGTTTAGTGAAGCACCAGGGTGACCTGCTAGAAGCTCCATGGCTTATTCAAGTCTGTTGGGAACCAAGAAGGATAGTTCCATACTAGGATTATTTTTGGGTGGTATCGTACActgtttgtacatgtgtgtgtgtgtgtgtgtgtgcgtttatgaGGCCATATTCTGTTTTTGGACTGTTCTTTGCTTTAGGCTGACTGCCAGAGGCTTCGCTCTTGATCAGCTTGATTTGGGTACCATGACTACGGGACTGCTCTACCCCCTggggagacgtgtgtgtgtttatgtatgacgCCATAGGGAGGGTTGCTAGGCGTTGGAAGTGTCTGGTCTCCTCTATTAAGATGCCAATTAAgatgagggatgaggaggaatgccaattcctcctcatccctccttcctcctcatccctccttcctcctcatccctcctcatccctcctccctcctcatccctccttcctcctcatccctccttcctcctcatccctccttcctcctcatccctcctccttcctcatccctccttcctcctcatccctccttcctcctcatccctcctccctcctcatcccaccttcctcctcatccctccttcctcctcatccctccctcctcgtccAGCACCAGCATCGTGGTACGAGTCCCTGCTCGAGTCCCTGGAAGCCGGGCAGAACAGGGTCAAAGGCTGCACAGCTGACGTTGATGTGatgtttagttttttggggggacatTTCAGATGGCAGGACGTGGCCTggccctccccgtctctctttcCTGTGGGAAAGCGGCGTGCTCCCAGAGTGCACCGCTCCGGGGCTCAGGGCCGCGCCGGGACGGGAGGGCTGGCGCTGGGAACACGGAGGCAAGGCTTAGGAAGGAGGGCAGACCCTTACTGGAACTCAccaacctcccacacacacacacacacacacacacaagattgaAGAGGAAAGTAGTCCGTCcgtcccccacacacatacgtacacacacgacaaaaaacacacacaagtggtAGAGACACAGtagctgttgtctctctcttaaTAGTCATGTTATAATATCATTTACCATGTATTTTCCCGTAATGAAGTGCTCATGACAGTAGTTAAGTGGCTGGTCCTGTTTTATTGTTGTTTGTAATGCATTAAAAAAACCATAATGAAACTTATTAGGTCAATATTCTGGTTGAAACTGAGTGGTGTTGACCGTGAGAGCCCAAATGGACTGATtttgtatgtctctgtgtgtatattGTGCAGCTGAGGTTGTGTACAGCGTGTCTCACCGCCAGGCTTGGTGATGATGTCATGGTCCTGAATGGAACCTTGCAAGTGATGTATTTATATTCTGGTATATCTGCACTGAGAAAATAAATGTGATCTTATCTAAACGTATTCCAGCTTCCCCTGCTGCTTGTTACTTTGTGTTCAGAGAAAAGCATGTACGCTTCAGATAAGGTGAAcatgttgttctgtgtgtgtgtgtgtgtgtgcgtgtgtgtgtgtgcgcctgcctGTTTTTATGAGTGTAATCCATCATTCGGGATAGTTGTATTTCATGGGAAGTTAGATTACCCACAAttgccttttctcctctcctaaaTGTGCTGAATGAATTCTCAGGACACACTGAGTGAATCCTTAGGACAGTGTctccagctgctgtgtgtgtgaaatcagGCTCATTTCAGATGAAGCAGAGCTTCTTTCCTCCAGGGGTTATTTTTAGCTCTGTGTTGAGGCTGAGGTTTACATCTGGGTGTAGGGTTGGGGTTCGGCTGAGGCTTGTGGCTCTAACTTAAAGACCCGGAGTTGGGCTACACACACTGCCCCTAGTCcctgactgccccccccctcccccaggaagACTAACAGAATGTCCCAGCAGCCATTGTGTTAGGGCATGGTGAAACTGCCCTGTAAACAATGAAAGACCCAGTAAAGTGTTTCCTGTGGAAGCCCCGTCCCCCTCGCCTGCTTTTCTacagccccctcccctcccatccacacacacacacacttctggacccccacctccaccaatcacagcctgtgttttctctcccaatcacGCGAGGGAAGGCCTGGCCCCTGGAAGGTGCACTCTAATTGGCTCTCATGTCAGCGGCCTCTTTAAAGAGTTCCAGATAAGCTGCTTTGAGTGGGACCAACATAAATATGGATCCTTATCAGAGCTTGAGAACAGCGCCTCAAAGAccaagtccacacacacacacaaacacacacatacacacacatacacacacacacacatttggttACACAGTTTCACACACTGGTTTGTTTCACTATCCTAGTGAGTACCGACAATTCACTCTCATTAAAAATCGTGTTATCCCtaacctctaaccctaaccataatACATGTCATTCTAACCCTAAACCCCCTCAGAATAGCACTTGACGTTGTGTGGCCCAAGGAAATATCCCCTACAAGGTCATTTCTTTTTTTAGTTGACTGTACTTGTGGGAATTTATGGTCCCTACAAGGGTAGttaaacaagaacacacacgaccacacacacacaggtccagaaGCATAGACCAAcctgaggggaggtgtgtgtgggtgtggaggaggaactCAGGGTTTTTGGATGAAAAAATATTTAGTGTTGTTCCGTTGCCCTCCATCCATCAAAACATCTCTTtgtttctttttcctctcttcctgtctttgttCTCATGCTCGCTCTCTTTTCGTTTTAGTCTCTTCCTCGATGAAAGTTAGTTAACGaaaccttgagagagagagagaggtggggggggggggttgcttgtgtgactgtgtgtgactgtgtgtgactgtgtgtgactgtgtgactgtgtgtgactgtgtgactgtgtgtgactgtgtgtgactgtgtgtgactgtgtgtgactgtgtgtgactgtgtgtgactgtgtgactgtgtgtgactgtgtgtgactgtgtgtgactgtgtgtgactgtgtgtgtgagtcactcCATCGTTAATTGACAGTATTTTCTGTTCCAGATAACATCTGTGGGTAGCAGGCAGTGTGTATCTGAGCATCAATAATGGAGGCAGATTGATTCATGGTTGAAAGGGGACTTGCATGGATCCTAGTC of the Osmerus eperlanus chromosome 14, fOsmEpe2.1, whole genome shotgun sequence genome contains:
- the LOC134034421 gene encoding probable G-protein coupled receptor 21, whose product is MMNWTLELNLSQSPPFCLLEVGYTQIFNICLLEVAIILFLTILIISGNLVVIFVFHCAPLLSNHTTSAFIQTMAYADLLVGVSCLIPSLSLLRHLEGLDQELTCKVFGYMVSVLKSVSMASLACVSVDRYVAITRPLSYATLVTPWRLRACIALIWLYSALVFLPSFFGWGKPGYHGDVVEWCAVSWSTRPAFTSFLVALLYAPAALTVCFTYANIFRICRQHTRDISERRARYGPAADAAAAACEAGEGPCRREPPAGSDKRYAMVLFRITSVFYILWLPYILYFLLESAGVYRHQAASFLTTWLAISNSFCNCLIYSLSNSAFRKGLKRLCSFCVQRVDAKKPIDQGLGYGHGQGGAPVSSQTTCHV